In Melospiza melodia melodia isolate bMelMel2 chromosome 30, bMelMel2.pri, whole genome shotgun sequence, the DNA window tgtttcacactctaattaacttatcccttcaccattcaccccagtgaaatcctcccatcctcatacaggtgtcgtctcccgtgcaggatcaaagtccagccaccagacacttctggcaacattccaggactcccgagccccccaagggtggtctcggtcactctgcacatcagtcctgaggtgctgagatcccacaaactCCCAGTGCCTACAGCCAGCACTGAGCTGCCAGCACTCAAATCTGCAGCTCCAGGCATCCATCCCCCAGAATTCCACATCCCAGCAGCCCAGAATTCCATATCCCAGCATCCCACATCCATCCCCCAGCATTCCCTGTCCTCTCATCCCGCATCCATCCCCCAGAATTCCATATCCCAGCATCCCACATCCATCccccagcattccctgtgctctcaTCCCACATCCATCCCCCAGAATTCCATATCCCAACATCCCGCATCCATCCCTCGGCattccagcacccccagctcccggatcccagtgctcccagcattcCCACCATGCATCAGCCATGACTTCCAGCACCCAACACTcgtctcccagtgctcccatttCCACCCGCAGCCTGCACCCAGCTccggtgctcccagtgctcccagcacctgCACCCAGTTCCCAGTAATCCCAGTATTCCCAGCACTgatctcccagtgctcccagtacccagttcccactgctcccagtgctcctatCTCCCAGTATccacctcccagtgctcccagcatccAGCTCCCAGAGcttccagtgctcccagcgctcccagcattcatctcccaatgctcccagcgctcccaacactcccagtgctctcagtgctCCCAGCACCCAGCTCCCAGTCCTCCCAGTAATTCCAGTATTCCCAGCACTGATCTCCCAGTGCTTCCAGAACCCAgttcccactgctcccagtgctcctatCTCCCAGTATCCAGCTCCCAATGCTCCCAGCATCCAGCTCCCaacactcccagtgctcccagcgctcccagcatccagttcccagtgctcccagcactcccagtgctcccagaatacagctcccagtgctcccaacacTCCCAGTGCTCTCAGCGCTCCCAGCatccagctcccagtgctcccatttcccagtgctcccagtgctctcagcgCTCCCAGCatccagctcccagtgctcccatttcccagtgctcccagaatccagctcccagagctcccatcactcccagtgttcccatcactcccagtgttcccagtgctcccagtgttcccatcactcccagtgttcccatcactcccagtgttcccagtgctcccagcactcccagtgctctcagcgttcccagtgttcccagcgctcccagtgttcccatcaCTCCCACTGCTCCCATCACTCCCAGTGTTCCCatcgttcccagtgttcccagtgctcccagtgttcccagtgctcccagtgttcccatcactcccagtgttcccagtgctcccagcactcccagtgctctcagcgttcccagtgttcccagcgctcccagtgttcccatcaCTCCCACTGCTCCCATCACTCCCAGTGTTCCCatcgttcccagtgttcccagtgctcccagtgttcccagtgctcccagtgttcccatcactcccagtgctcccagtgctcccagcactcccagtgctctcagcgttcccagtgttcccatcactcccagtgttcccatcactcccagtgttcccagtgctcccagcactcccagtgctcTCAGCGCTCCCAGTGTTTCCATCACTCCCAGGGCTCCCAtcactcccagcgctcccagtgctcccagttcccggCCGCTCCCCCTCCCGCGAGCGCTGTGGGGCGCCAGAGCCGCACACctgcgccccgcccggccccgcccacaTTTCCTAATAAGGGCATGGCCACGCCCACATCGCTGCGCAACGCGCAGGCCCCGCCCAACCCGGAAGCCGCGCTCCGAACATCCCGCCCACCACCGTAGCCCCGCCCCCAGCGCGTGCGCGGCCGGCCCCGCCCACCAGCGGCACCCCCCATGCTGTTGGCCccgccccccgtgtcccccccctgtcccccaggtgtccccaaaccttGCCATGTCCCCTGTGCTTCCTTGTCCCTCCATCcggggtgtccctgctgtccccacctctGGTGTCCCCCTGAAGTCCCCCATgtgcccccatgtcccctcccgtgtccctccgatgtcccctgtgtccctccgatgtcccctgtgtccctccgatgtcccctgtccctcgcaTGTCTCCTGCACCCCTCCATCTGCTCCATGGCCTCTGCGGGCCCTTGTGGCTCCCAtgtccccccctgtccccagtgtccgctgccctccctgtgtcccctccatgcTCCCCTGGTCCCCCTAAGTCCCTTGACtacccccctgtgtccccatgcccgTGGTGTCCCCTGTGCTCATGTCCTTCCTGTGTCCCCCAAGTCCACAGTGCCCTTCATGTCCCCATGTCACCCATGTCCCCACGCACGTCTGGCACATGTGCTGAGTCTTTCATCCTGGGGAAAGGGGGAAcaggggctgtgtcccctctgggTGATGGGAACAGGGATTGTGTCCCCTCTGGGATAACAGGGAGCAGGGCCTGTGTCCCCCTGAGGCCATCAGGCCCTTCCCTCAGGCACAAGAGGCTCAAGGACAGCCAGCCAGCACCCACTGATGTGACCCTGTCCCCCCGATGTCCCTCAGCACCAAGGTGACCCCATTTATTGAGGTGTCACCTCAAGCAGAGGAGCTGAACCTGCCCAGAGGGTCCTGACTGAGCCCAAAGGGGAAGGAGGGGACGCAGGGGGCGTCGGGGTGAACTGGGGGGGTCTGGTGGGCACCCCATGGGCAGCACGAGTGGGTTTGGGGTTGGGGGAATCCCTGGGCAGATGGGGACACCTTGACCCCCACAGCACCACACATGGCTGCCTGCTGTGACTACTAATGATTAATTAATTCGATTAATTCATTCATTTTATAAAGCACAAGGAGAAGGGGTTAAGGCACAAGGGAGGGGACAAATCCGGAGGCAGAGGGGTGGGACAGGGCCGGTAAATGGAGCTGTCGGTAACGAGACACGATTGATCTGCTGTCGATCCCTGCGGCCGCTCTCCCTGCCGCTGCTGCTGGCTCATGGCTGCGATGCTCCATCCCCTGAGGGATCCCCTCCACCCCGGCACATCCCGCAGGAcctgggtgctcccagccctccccagaTCCCCCAGACCCCAAATCTTTCTTTTTCTGCTCCTTTCTCCAGCATCAGGCCGACACTGACATCCAGCGGCTGCCGGCATCGCTCTCGCTCCGGGGCTGTCTCCGGTGCACCGGGAGCTGCCCAGCCCGGCCTCGCCGTGCCCCGGGGCTCCGGGATGCACCCAGCCGTGCTCCAGCCGCCTGTCCCCATCGcggccacccccgtgtccccgcagtcGATAACATCGCAGCGGGGTCCGGCCGAGCGCCGAGCCCGGAGCATCCGCGCATCcccgggggtgacactgggacaccCCCGGGCTCCAAGGTCGCGGTGACAAAGGCACGGCGAGGTCGTGGTGACCCCGCCATTGCCCTGGGGACATTTGTCACCTACTCCCTGCCGGAGCCCGTGGACTTTGAGCCGAGCCTGGGAGCGGCGCTGGGACGAGTCTGGCGGCGTCCCAAAGGTCCCCGAGAGGGGCTGCGGACACAGGTAACCCCAGGTGACACCCCCTGTTGTGCCACCGCTGTCCCCAGGGGTTTCGTGTCCCTTTGAGGTGCCACTGCCTGATCCGGGAGGAAATCACGGCGTTCTTCCCATTTCAAATCTGGGCAAACCAGGAAAACCACAGTACTGGGCACAGAGCGGCTGCACGCTGCTGCTTTTGGGGGATAAAAGCTGGGAAACACATTTTTCCTTTAAATCACCCACTTTGGAGGCCAGGAGGAGTTTTTTAACTCCCCATTCACCTGGAGCATTCCCGGGAAGCCAAAACTCGGGGTTGGGATATTGGCTGCAggtggagcagggccaggggggcagctgtgggtgctcagcccctctgcaggaACCCACCCATGGGTGGGACGGGGGCGGGGGCTGTGCATTTAACCTGGGAGGGGGTCAGATCTGTGGTGGGCTGTAGATTTAACCTGGGAGAGGGCCCAATTTGTGGATTTAACCTGTGGGAGGCCCCAAATCCTGTGCAGGAATTAGGAGGGTAAAGCTGgggggctctgctgtgctgtgtgctGAGGTGTgtcagcctctgcagcccctggggttCCACAGCTCTGTGTTGCAGACCTGGGAGCCAAAAGGGGAATTGGGGGCAGCTCATGGGTGGTGGGTGTTGTTTATCCCCCAGGGTGGGCTGTGGATTTAATCTGGGAGAGGGTTAAATCTGTGGTGGGCTGTGGATTTAACCTGTGAGAGCCCCAAAtcctgcacaggggcagggagggcagagctgggggtctctGCTGTGTGGTCAGCTCTCTGCattccccctgccctggggttcCACAGCTCTGTGTTGCAGACCTGGGACTcaaaggggacattggggacagctccTGGCTGGTGGGGGTTGTTTTTCCCCCAGGCTGTGGATTTAACCTGGGAGAGCCCCCAAATcctgcacagggcagagctggggggctcTGCTGTGTGCTGAGGTGTGttagcctctgcagcccctggggttTCACAGCTCTGCATTACAGACCGGGGACtcaaatgggattttggggacagctCGTGGGTGGTGGGGGTTGTTTACCCCCAGGGTGGGCTGTGGATTTAACCTGGGAGAGCCCCAAATCCTGCACAGAGGttgggagggcagagctgggggtctctGCTGTGTGGTCAGGTCTCTGCattccccctgccctggggttcCACAGCTCTGTGTTGCAGACCTGGGActcagaggggacattggggacagctccTGGCTGCTGGGGGTTGTTTatcccccaggctgtggattTAACCTGGGAGAGCCCCCAAATcctgcacagggcagagctggggggctcTGCTGTGTGGTCAGGTCTCTGCattccccctgccctggggttcCACAGCTCTGTGTTGCAGACCTGGGACCCaaaagggacattggggacagcttgTAGGTGATGGGGGTTGTTTATCCTCTAGGGTGGGCTGTGGATTTAACCTGGGAGAGCCCCCAAATCTtgcacagggcagagctggggggctcTGCTGTGTGGTCAGCTCTCTGCATTCCCCCTGCTCTGGGGTTCCACAGCTCTGTGTTGCAGACCTGGGACTcaaaggggacattggggacagggtttggggacagctCAGGCTGCTGGGGGTTGTTTATCCCCCACGTCCGGAAGCGCTGTGCTGGGAAGGAaagggaggggacagccagggctgctcccagtgctggagtGGGAGGGATGCTCCCAGCTGGACCCTGAGATATCCCCGTTTTTGTGGTTCCAGTTGTGGTTCCTCAGCCTCCAGCATCGCCCCTTCCCTCTCAACCCAGCTTTTGTGGCTCTGCAGTGACTGAAAGGGCAGCgagctgcaggaggggctggacAGTGCCAGGTCAGTGCTGGGGGTCCCGGGTTGGGGTGTGGGTGTCACTGCCTGACACCCTTGGGTGTCACTGTCTGTCCCCCCAACCCTTCTGGGTTCTGGCGTGTAAGGAAGCAGCTCCTTTGCCCTACAAGTGAGGCTTTCCTGGGGATTTCCTGCCTGATGTAAGGCAGTGCATGGGAAAAACATCGCCTTGGAGCCTGGGGAGGGCTGTCCCCATCTAAAAAGGGGACTTGCTTTAAAATCTGGCTTGGTTCTTTTGGGTCCATCAGTGGAATGGGGAGTGTGGGTGATGTTGGGGTGATGCTGGTGGTCTCCTGTGGCAGGGAGAAGGTGcagagccccagggagcagctgaagCAGAGACCATCACCTGTCCCAGCCTGGGGGACACATCCTGACTGTTCCAGCACCCTGTGAGGAGCCAGTGGCACCACCATGTCCCTGGAAGAAGGTACAGCAGAGGCACAGGGGACCCCAGCAATGGTGTGACCCCTGTCCAACCCCCCTATCAGCACCAGTCTCTATCCCATCCTGGCCTCATTTCTCTTGGGTTTTTGATCCTAAAAGCACCTTTCACCCCAAACCTGACTTGCAGAGTGCTGGGCTGCACCAGCTTCTGTCCCCATGCACACTGGCTGCAGAGGGTGGTTGGTCCCAGATGGACCAGGGGGGACACAGAAATCATCACTGGAGGGGAAGACAGGCCTGTGGTCCCCAAATCAGGGTGGAATCCCTGCATGGCCCACCTTAATCCATCCCCCAGGAGCTGAGGAGCCCTTTGAACACCGTGACGTGGTCATCAACAGCCAGGACAAGGTTTCAGATGTGTACACGCAGCTGGAGAAGCTCGGGGAGTGAGTGAAGCTCCTGTGTCCCACCCTGGGCATTGCCCTGGCTGCCCATGCacggccctggtgctgctggtggctcctccatccttcctcttcctctgtgCCAGGGGGAAGTTTGGGACGGTGTACAGGCTGCAGGAGAAGGCCACGGGCAGGATCCGGGCCGGGAAATATTTCCGAGCGCGCACGGCCAAGGAGAGGCAGGCGGCGCGCGCCGAGGTGGAGCTGATGAACCTCCTGCACCACCCACGCCTCGTGCAGTGCCTGGAGGCCTTCCAGGAGCCCACCCAGCTGGTGATGGTCATGGAGTAGTgagtgaggggctgggggctgccaggggggGCTCTGAaggtggggaggggtccctgtgcggatggatggatggatggatggatggatggatggatggatggagaaccTGGAAACTCTGAAATGGTGAGGTCCTCCCAGAGCACTGGGTTCTCTGCCGGGCTTCCCCTCTTTGGGGCTGGTGAGACCCTAAAAGGGTCCCCAGCAGCTCATTGTCCCCACAATGgcaggtggggatggatggatggagggagaaCCTGGCAACTCTGGAGATAGGAGTGGTGAGGTCCTCCCAGAGCACTGGGTTGTCTGCTGGGCTTCCTCTCCTTGAAGCTGGTAGATCCCAAAGGGTCCCCAGCAGCTCATTGTCCCCACAATGGCATGTGAGGAGGGGTCCCtgtgtggatggatggatgggtggatggatggagaaCCTGGCAACTCTGGAGTTATGAGTGGTGAGGTCCTCCCAGAGCACTGGGTTCTCTGCTGGGCTTCTTCTCCTTGGAGGTGGTAGATCCCAAAGGGGTCCCCAGAATTTTGTTGTCCCTCAGTGTGGAGAGTCCCCAGTATGGAGGGTCCCAAAGGGGTCCCCACCACCTCATTGTCCCCACAGTGGCAGGTGggaaggggtctctgtgccatgGGGTGCTGGTGGGATGCATGGGGAACCTACAGCTCCTGGAGATAAAGGTGGAGAGATGCTCCCAGAGTGCTGAGTCTGGGTTCTCTGCTGGGGCCTCCCCTCCTTGGTGCTGGTAGATCCCAAAGGGGTCCCCAGCAcctgggtgtccccacagtggCAGGTGGTGAGGGGTCCCTGTGCCATGAGGTGGTGGTAGGATGGATGGGAACCCAAAACTCCTGGAGATAAGGGTGGAGAGATGCTCCCAGAGTGCTGAGTCTGGGTTCTCCGCTGGGGCCTCCCCTCCTTGGTGCTGGTAGATCCCAAAAGTGTCCCCATCACATGTCTGTCCCCAGCGTGGCAGGCGGGGAGCTCTTTGAGCGCATTGTGGACGACGACTTCGAGCACAcggagcccagcagtgcccagtacATGCAGCAGATCCTGGAGGGGCTGCAGTTCATGCACGGCCAGGCCATCGTGCACCTGGACCTGAAACCCGAGAACATCGTCTGTGTCAGCCCCGGCAGCCACCGCGTCAAGATCATCGACTTCGGGCTGGCACGGAGGCTGGGTGAGTGTGGGAATCCCTAAAATCAGAGAGTTTTGGGGGTAGGATGgtcgggatggatggagatgagagatctctgcagccaggctgtggaacttggggtttattgcaaagggcctgggtgcagggccctgctgggagctgccaaacacagctcagagcaggctgagaggatgagagggtgagagagtaaaaaaaataagagagcaaaagcataagagagtaaaaggcaagAGGATGAAGTTCCCCAGGAGATCCCAACTCCCCAGGAGATCCCGCCTGGGCCTCGTGGCCTGTGGAGATCCCAACTGGCCCCACAGAGATCCCATACCCCAGGGAGATCCCATGGagagcccagcagggccttgtggcCCATGGAGAGCCCAACTCCCCCTGGAGATCCCGGCCAGGCCTCCTTGGCCCCTGGAGATGCCGGCCtgggcctcctgccccagggagaTCCCAGCTCCCCATGGGGATCCCAGCCtgggcctcctgccccagggagaTCCCATGGAGAACCCAACGGGGCCTCCTGCCCATTGAGAGCCTAgctggcctcctgccccagggagaTCCCAACTCCTCAGGACCATCCCAGCTGGGCCTTCTGCCCCATGGAGATCCCAGCTGGGCCTCGTGTGCCCTATGGAGATCCCAGCTGGGCCTCCTTGGGCCGTGGAGATCCCAACTGacctcctgctcctctctgcagctCCAGACACCCCTGTGAAGGTTCTCCACGGCACCCCCGAGTTCATGGCTCCCGAAGTGGTCGCCTTCGAGCCCGTGAGCTTCTCCACGGACATGTGGAGCGTTGGTGTCATCTGCTACATCCTGTGAGTGCcctcctgggcagggcaggctgggtgcagggggctgagctctcactgatGCCCTGGGctcccctctccaggctgagtgGGGAGTCACCCTTCCAGGGGGACACGGACATGGAGACCCTGAGCAATGTCACAGCTGCCCGGTGGGACTTTGAGGAGGAGAGCTTCTCTGAGATCTCCCAGCAAGCCAAGGACTTAATCAGCCAACTGCTGCAGAAGGAGCCCAGGTAGGGCAACCCTGGGggctgctcagctggggctgggctgggttttggggtgctgagggggtgggtgaggggaagctctgtgtgtttggggatgggggggatgctccagggtggaggagcccccCGTGAccccctgtgtgtgctgcagcCGGCGGCTCCCCAGTGCAGGGGCTCTgctgcacccctggctgcagcagccccagcccagcagccccaaggTGCTGTCCAAGGAGAGGATCAGGCAGTTCCTGGCACGGAGGAAGTGGCAGGTACCTGCTGGGGACGTGGGGACAGGGGGGTGGCTCTGCTGAAGGGCTCAGTGCCTCTGGTGGGGACATGGCGGTGGCTCTGCAGAAGGGCTCAGTGACCTGGTGaggtgatggggacatggggagtgGTCAGTGCCCttggtggggacatgggggtggCTCAGTGCCCTtgatggggtgatggggacattggggtggctctgctgaagggctcagtgtccctggtgggacatggggacagaggggtggctctgaagagctcagagcccttggcGGGGACATGGGGGTGGCTcagtgcccatggtggggacatggggtgGCTCtgaagagctcagagccctggtggggtgatggggacatgggggtggcTCAGTGCCCTtggtggggtgatggggacatggggatggctcTGCCCAAGGGTTCAGTGCTCCTGGTAGGTGGATGGGGACAGGACATGGCTCTGCTGAAGGGCTCAGTGCccttggggtgatggggacatgggggtgacTCTAATGAAGGCTCAGTGCCAATTCTCCTCCCTCCAGAAAACAGGGAAAGCCCTGCTGGCCCTCAAGAGGCTGACCCTGCTGTCCCAGAGCCTGGAGGGGAAGGCAACAGAGGCTCAGGATGAGGAAGGTGATGGCCCTGAGGCACCCCCAGCCCATTCTCTCTGCTTTGCCATCTCCACCTTGTGCTCCTGGGCAGCCTCCTCCTCTTTTTGCTCCACTCTGGGTGTCCCTAAACACCCAGGCATGTCCCCACTGTGCCATTTCTGCTCCAGGCCCCGAGGttctctccatccccatccctgggggggaTTGAAATGCAGCCCTTGATGGGCTCATCCTGCTCTGTGTGATCCCCATGAGTGTCTCCTGCTCCTCACCATTCCCTCTGCCCATCTCCTGCAGGCCTAGAGGAGGACCAGCCCTCCAGAGCTCTGCCCCAACCAGGTGCCAAcccctcagagctgctgccagaccaggaggaggaggatggtgagAGCACTGCAGCCTCGGGGCAGTGACAGCATGGCCCTGTCACCCCATCCTGGAGCACCtggagatggggatggagccccccagcagctcccagggtgtCCTGGCCAGCCTGGGGCACACCCAGACCCTCCTGGGGTGAGCTCTGGTGTCCCTtggtgctgtccctgtcaccaatAAA includes these proteins:
- the LOC134430993 gene encoding myosin light chain kinase, smooth muscle-like, translated to MSLEEGAEEPFEHRDVVINSQDKVSDVYTQLEKLGEGKFGTVYRLQEKATGRIRAGKYFRARTAKERQAARAEVELMNLLHHPRLVQCLEAFQEPTQLVMVMEYVAGGELFERIVDDDFEHTEPSSAQYMQQILEGLQFMHGQAIVHLDLKPENIVCVSPGSHRVKIIDFGLARRLAPDTPVKVLHGTPEFMAPEVVAFEPVSFSTDMWSVGVICYILLSGESPFQGDTDMETLSNVTAARWDFEEESFSEISQQAKDLISQLLQKEPSRRLPSAGALLHPWLQQPQPSSPKVLSKERIRQFLARRKWQKTGKALLALKRLTLLSQSLEGKATEAQDEEGLEEDQPSRALPQPGANPSELLPDQEEEDGESTAASGQ